Proteins from one Dromiciops gliroides isolate mDroGli1 chromosome 6, mDroGli1.pri, whole genome shotgun sequence genomic window:
- the PAICS gene encoding LOW QUALITY PROTEIN: multifunctional protein ADE2 (The sequence of the model RefSeq protein was modified relative to this genomic sequence to represent the inferred CDS: inserted 1 base in 1 codon; deleted 6 bases in 4 codons; substituted 1 base at 1 genomic stop codon) — protein sequence MLEGATRNKEIFEEIARRLMQFGIDRDWKQCRTKYKNLKYEYRVLQKKTNHLDDNPRRKMRFYEEIDCILRQQTLGKYSWKKNTNLESESAEGHVTTKGSLNKRKAYDELVPLPLKRSASDIILHQFHQSAREQKDSTDNLCIQETKHIDLPQSASQVPAVRLATAAAREMAATGVLGKKLYEGKTKEVYELLDSPGKVLLQSKDQITAGNAARKNHLEGKAAISNKITSCIFELLQEAGIKTAFTKKCGETAFIAPRCEMIPIEWVCRRIATGSFLKRNPGVKEGFRFNPPKVELFFKDDANNDPQWSEEQLIAAKWCFAGLNIGQTEVDIMSHSTQAIYEILEKNLVTSELTKVDMKIEFGVDVTTKEIVLADVIDNDSWRLWPSGDRTQQKDKQSYRDLKEVTPEGLQMVKKNFEWVAERVELLSXVENPCRVVVMMGSTSDLGHMKKFKKACGNYRIPCELRVTSAHKGXDETLKIKAEYEGDGVPTVFVAVAGQKQWLGPVMSGNTAYSSSQLSSLTPDWGAQDVWSSLRMPSGLGCSTILSPEGAGLNLRPQIFGLNNHLVWASKLRGSMLNTWVSLKQADKKIRECNL from the exons ATGCTGGAAGGGGcaacaagaaacaaagaaatattcGAGGAAATTGCTAGAAGGCTAATGCAGTTTGGAATAGATAGAGACTGGAAGCAGTGTcgtacaaaatataaaaatttaaaatatgaatatagGGTGCTACAAAAGAAAACTAATCACCTTGATGATAACCctagaaggaaaatgaggttttATGAAGAAATTGATTGCATCCTAAGACAACAGACTCTTGGAAAATACAGCTGGAAAAAGAACACTAATCTTGAATCAG aatcagCTGAGGGTCATGTGACGACTAAAGGATCTTTGAACAAGAGAAAAGCGTATGATG AACTGGTCCCTCTGCCTCTAAAAAGGAGTGCTTCTGacatcattctgcatcagttccaCCAAAGTGCAAGAGAACAAAAAGATTCTACAGACAATCTCTGCATACAGGAAACAAAGCATATCGACCTGCCACAGTCTGCCAGTCAG GTTCCTGCTGTCCGGTTAGCCACCGCAGCAGCCAGAGAAATGGCGGCCACAGGAG TACTTGGTAAGAAGCTCTATGAGGGTAAAACAAAAGAAGTCTATGAATTGTTGGATAGTCCTGGAAAAGTCCTCTTGCAGTCTAAAGACCAGATTACAGCAGGCAATGCAGCTAGAAAAAATCACCTGGAAGGAAAAGCTGCAATCTCAAACAAAATTACCAGCTGTATTTTCGAGTTGTTACAGGAAGCAG GTATCAAAACTGCTTTCACCAAAAAATGTGGTGAGACAGCTTTCATTGCACCTCGGTGTGAAATGATTCCAATTGAATGGGTTTGTAGAAGAATTGCAACTGGTTCTTTTCTCAAAAGAAATCCTGGTGTCAAAGAAGGATTCAGGTTCAACCCACCTAAAGTAGAATTGTTTTTCAAg GATGATGCCAACAATGATCCACAGTGGTCTGAAGAACAGCTTATTGCTGCAAAATGGTGTTTTGCTGGACTTAACATAGGTCAGACC GAAGTAGATATCATGAGTCATTCCACACAGGCTATTTATGAAATACTGGAAAAAAATCTGGTTACCTCAGAACTGACCAAGGTTGACATGAAG ATTGAATTTGGTGTTGATGTGACTACAAAAGAAATTGTTCTTGCTGATGTTATTGATAATGATTCCTGGAGGCTCTGGCCATCTGGTGATAGAACTCAACAGAAAGACAAACAG TCATACCGGGACCTTAAGGAAGTGACACCTGAAGGCCTCCAGATGGTGAAGAAAAACTTTGAATGGGTTGCAGAAAGAGTGGAG TTGCTGTCATAAGTGGAAAATCCATGCAGAGTTGTGGTAATGATGGGCTCAACTTCTGACCTTGGTCAT atgaaaaaatttaagaaggcTTGTGGAAACTATCGAATTCCCTGTGAGCTTCGAGTGACCTCTGCCCATAAAG CAGATGAAACGCTAAAGATTAAAGCAGAGTATGAAG GAGATGGTGTTCCTACTGTATTTGTGGCAGTGGCAGGCCAGAAGCAATGG CTGGGACCAGTAATGTCTGGTAACACTGCATACTCCAGTAGTCAACTGTCCTCCCTTACACCTGACTGGGGAGCTCAGGATGTATGGTCCTCACTTCGAATGCCTAGTG